Proteins co-encoded in one Candidatus Abyssobacteria bacterium SURF_5 genomic window:
- a CDS encoding glycosyltransferase, whose amino-acid sequence MEDYGSGAEACSVGFRGSSHRVEGPGAVSTVLSRGGDQMKIYLNTDGTGRGGPNRWAARFIQELRERGYVVTHDVNTRFDAAYLNIATAGIEKLVERRIPFLYRVAGCNIPEWFPVMGKLMDDAHRQQNDLIRHALEISPKVIYQSQWAKAQLDRLLYKRENHFAVVYNGVSKDFFMPGPSHDVPVIAAAGSLRYRYRLKTLFRLSDELALPHQILIAGALDSENEVVLHERLQAGQSDVKVRYAGDLAEPDWAEALKRCDVLFHPVCGDSCPNVVVEALMSGVAIVAPRFGGTAELVGRGGILFECEPWDYFSPTYTKNAVDACRNVLAERAHYRREARLRAEHLLDLQQMVDAYLQELNLPKRIVPGIMKKSKVAIAKVKDHLRPKK is encoded by the coding sequence ATGGAGGATTACGGATCAGGGGCTGAGGCATGTTCTGTCGGATTTCGCGGAAGTTCTCATCGAGTCGAAGGGCCCGGCGCAGTTTCCACGGTCTTATCTCGTGGTGGCGACCAAATGAAAATTTATCTGAACACCGACGGAACAGGCAGGGGCGGCCCAAACCGATGGGCGGCCAGATTCATTCAAGAGCTGCGGGAGCGCGGTTACGTCGTGACGCATGATGTAAACACCCGGTTTGACGCAGCCTATCTCAACATTGCGACAGCAGGCATCGAAAAACTGGTTGAACGACGTATTCCGTTCCTCTATCGGGTGGCGGGCTGCAATATCCCCGAATGGTTTCCCGTGATGGGGAAGCTCATGGACGATGCTCACCGCCAACAGAATGACTTGATCCGGCACGCGCTCGAGATATCTCCGAAAGTGATCTACCAATCGCAGTGGGCCAAGGCTCAGCTTGACCGCCTGCTGTACAAACGCGAGAATCATTTTGCCGTGGTCTACAACGGAGTTTCCAAAGATTTCTTCATGCCCGGGCCTTCGCATGACGTTCCGGTTATCGCCGCCGCCGGCAGCTTGAGATACCGATATCGACTGAAGACTCTGTTCCGGCTTTCGGATGAGCTGGCTCTGCCGCACCAGATTCTGATAGCGGGCGCGCTTGACTCCGAGAACGAAGTCGTGCTTCACGAGCGCCTTCAAGCCGGTCAGAGCGACGTCAAGGTGCGCTATGCCGGCGACCTGGCAGAGCCCGATTGGGCGGAGGCGCTGAAGAGATGTGACGTGCTTTTCCATCCGGTATGCGGCGACTCGTGTCCAAACGTGGTAGTCGAAGCCCTCATGAGTGGCGTAGCGATTGTTGCTCCGCGATTCGGCGGAACCGCCGAACTCGTCGGAAGGGGTGGAATCCTGTTCGAATGCGAACCGTGGGACTATTTCAGCCCGACGTATACGAAAAATGCCGTTGACGCATGCAGAAATGTGTTGGCCGAACGGGCGCATTATAGGCGGGAAGCCCGCCTCCGGGCGGAACATTTACTTGACCTGCAGCAAATGGTGGACGCATATCTGCAGGAATTGAATCTTCCAAAACGAATTGTTCCGGGCATCATGAAAAAGAGCAAGGTGGCAATTGCGAAGGTAAAAGATCACTTAAGGCCGAAAAAATAG
- a CDS encoding class I SAM-dependent methyltransferase, whose amino-acid sequence MDAKQEYDRRIAELRPVNFSKPWFQAACEVLDEMSWRGGRALNLCCGNNELSTILRDHFQATVTAADVVPRSVEHAASCGFDAFLVDLDKPDSRAQAMEKHREQFDLVVCTDAIEHIFDTNGFFFFCHSVLKKGGYLLITTPNISFIGNRIYSELRGGVPLSANNHHITFWNYKSLFIYMLSYGFTDIHDESRYYPERYTTGRLRYLIGQRLRKMLEKAYDFSGRYQGTSWLKSFVTNELLVIAKKTEEITFSLPLTFLDLDSMPKEKLGELLKRCAIMNDKRALKQHPGAYELFLKLGKQLKSGKDNRD is encoded by the coding sequence ATGGATGCAAAACAAGAATATGATCGCAGGATAGCGGAACTGAGACCTGTCAATTTCAGCAAGCCCTGGTTCCAGGCCGCGTGTGAGGTGCTCGACGAGATGAGTTGGCGCGGCGGCCGTGCCTTGAATCTGTGTTGCGGAAACAACGAGCTATCGACCATTCTGAGAGATCATTTTCAGGCGACCGTCACCGCGGCCGACGTCGTGCCGCGGTCGGTCGAGCATGCAGCCTCCTGCGGGTTCGACGCATTTCTTGTTGATCTTGACAAGCCGGATTCACGTGCACAAGCAATGGAAAAGCACCGCGAGCAATTTGATCTGGTGGTTTGCACCGACGCCATCGAGCACATCTTTGATACGAATGGATTTTTCTTTTTTTGCCACAGCGTGCTCAAAAAAGGCGGCTATTTGTTGATTACCACCCCCAATATCTCTTTTATTGGAAACCGCATCTACAGTGAATTGCGAGGCGGGGTTCCTCTGAGCGCGAACAATCACCACATTACGTTCTGGAATTACAAGTCCCTTTTCATTTACATGCTGAGTTATGGATTCACTGATATCCACGATGAAAGCCGGTATTATCCAGAACGCTATACCACGGGTCGGCTTCGATACCTTATCGGACAGCGGCTGAGGAAAATGCTTGAGAAAGCGTATGATTTTTCAGGAAGATATCAGGGCACATCATGGCTAAAATCATTTGTCACCAATGAGTTGCTGGTCATCGCAAAGAAGACGGAAGAGATCACTTTTTCGTTGCCCTTGACCTTCTTGGATTTGGATTCGATGCCAAAGGAAAAGCTGGGGGAGTTGCTCAAACGGTGCGCGATTATGAATGACAAGCGCGCTCTCAAGCAACATCCAGGAGCGTATGAGCTTTTCCTAAAGCTGGGAAAGCAGCTTAAATCAGGTAAGGACAACCGAGACTGA
- a CDS encoding class I SAM-dependent methyltransferase, producing the protein MNFMRAIFKPSDLTLRKLSSVFSKLFLPIIIRPPVTKVNGRWETLVRADIIRFVDAWASEIHGDVLDVGGGCWDYPRTILSNRCNYLLMDCVKSPQVDVVADIHRLTDTFETARFDFLLCFDVLEHVADPIRAARQMHAILKPRGKLLLTIPFNYYLHSTVTVPDLWRITDQGLRHVLSDFAEVLIESKGPAQFPRSYLVVATK; encoded by the coding sequence ATGAATTTCATGCGGGCCATTTTCAAACCATCTGATCTTACGCTGCGGAAATTGAGTTCCGTGTTCTCCAAATTGTTTCTACCGATTATCATCCGGCCACCCGTCACGAAAGTCAACGGCAGATGGGAGACGCTGGTTCGAGCCGACATCATACGCTTTGTCGACGCGTGGGCATCTGAAATTCACGGGGATGTTCTGGATGTCGGCGGCGGCTGTTGGGATTATCCCAGAACCATTCTCTCAAATCGATGCAATTATTTGCTGATGGATTGTGTGAAAAGCCCTCAGGTGGACGTTGTCGCGGATATTCACCGGCTGACCGATACTTTTGAAACGGCTCGCTTTGATTTTTTGCTTTGTTTTGATGTCTTGGAGCACGTGGCCGATCCAATTCGCGCAGCGCGTCAAATGCATGCCATTCTCAAGCCGCGCGGGAAGCTGCTGCTGACGATTCCGTTCAATTATTATCTGCATTCGACGGTAACCGTCCCGGATTTATGGAGGATTACGGATCAGGGGCTGAGGCATGTTCTGTCGGATTTCGCGGAAGTTCTCATCGAGTCGAAGGGCCCGGCGCAGTTTCCACGGTCTTATCTCGTGGTGGCGACCAAATGA